The following nucleotide sequence is from Aminivibrio sp..
TGTAGAACAGGCGGAAGTTTCTGTGCCGGAAGGCACGAAAGAGGGTGCTTTTTTCCCAGTCAGGCATGACGACGGATTATCCTTTCCAGACCGCGCGGTATTTCTTGAGGAACCGGACCGGGTTGTAGGATTCCTTGGCCTGCCTGATGCCTTCCTCTCCCATGTCCTGCTCCCTGTTGACCCAGGTGAAATCAGGACAGGAGTGCTCCAGGAAGGCCCGGTTGATGGCCTGGTACACGCCCTTGTAATCGGCAAGCCCCTTTTCGAAGTGGATCACCACCATGTCCTCCGTCATGGGTTCCCCGACGGAGTAGGCCACCATGTAGTCCCCCACGTAAAGGGCGCCGCACAGCAGACCGGGAAGACGGTCCCAGTTCTTCAGGACCCTGGAGATGGCATGGTTTTCCGCCCGGAGACCGGGGATATCGTCGCAGCTCTTCCATTCGCACCAG
It contains:
- a CDS encoding phosphatidylglycerol lysyltransferase domain-containing protein, which encodes FPEGAEFHRVPEELAALWSERFGERMILEDQRSEWEYVYSVEELISLRGNRFHKKKNLWMQFHKNYESTYKKLFREDVDGILEMQQLWCEWKSCDDIPGLRAENHAISRVLKNWDRLPGLLCGALYVGDYMVAYSVGEPMTEDMVVIHFEKGLADYKGVYQAINRAFLEHSCPDFTWVNREQDMGEEGIRQAKESYNPVRFLKKYRAVWKG